In Mesorhizobium sp., one DNA window encodes the following:
- a CDS encoding ABC transporter substrate-binding protein codes for MRLLLSAAVSLLALSGFAFAADPDPAKWDEVLKDAKGETVYWNAWGGAENINAYIEWAGTEIEKRYGVKLVHVKVDDAAKAVGTVLAEKAAGRTEGGAVDLIWINGENFASMKREGLLMSPGWAEKLPNWRYVDIDNKPTIRTDFTIPVEGLESPWGMAKLVFFHDSAKTDPAAMPKSADDLLAWAKAHPGRFTYPQPPDFIGSSFLKQVLAEKIADRALLRKPVDEASFAEASKPLFDYLDQLNPLLWRSGKAFPQNYPAMKQLLADYEVDIIFAFNPSEASSAIAAGELPDTVRSFTFPGGTLANTHFVAIPFNAAAKAGALVLADFLISPEAQARKQDPKVWGDPTVLGIDKLPEADKAAFAALDLGVATLKPEELGPALDEPHPSWMERIEMEWKRRYGAAN; via the coding sequence TTGAGGTTGCTGCTGTCCGCCGCCGTATCGCTGCTCGCTCTGTCGGGCTTCGCATTCGCCGCCGATCCGGACCCGGCGAAGTGGGACGAGGTATTGAAAGACGCGAAGGGCGAGACGGTCTACTGGAACGCCTGGGGCGGGGCCGAGAACATCAACGCCTATATCGAGTGGGCCGGCACAGAGATCGAGAAGCGTTACGGCGTCAAGCTCGTCCACGTGAAGGTGGACGATGCCGCCAAGGCGGTGGGCACGGTGCTGGCGGAAAAGGCCGCCGGCAGGACCGAGGGCGGCGCCGTCGACCTCATCTGGATCAATGGCGAGAATTTTGCCTCGATGAAGCGCGAGGGGCTGCTGATGTCGCCCGGCTGGGCCGAGAAGCTGCCCAACTGGCGCTATGTCGACATCGACAACAAGCCGACGATCCGCACCGACTTCACCATTCCCGTCGAAGGGCTGGAAAGCCCGTGGGGCATGGCCAAGCTCGTCTTCTTCCACGATTCGGCGAAGACCGACCCGGCGGCCATGCCGAAATCGGCCGACGACCTGCTCGCCTGGGCCAAGGCCCATCCCGGCCGCTTCACCTACCCCCAGCCGCCGGACTTCATCGGCTCGTCCTTCCTCAAGCAGGTGCTGGCCGAGAAGATCGCCGACCGCGCGCTGCTGCGGAAGCCGGTCGACGAGGCGAGCTTCGCCGAGGCGTCGAAGCCGCTGTTCGACTATCTCGACCAGCTTAACCCGCTGCTCTGGCGCTCGGGAAAGGCCTTTCCGCAGAACTATCCGGCGATGAAGCAGCTGCTCGCCGATTACGAGGTCGACATCATTTTCGCCTTCAACCCGTCGGAAGCCTCGAGCGCGATCGCGGCGGGGGAGTTGCCGGACACTGTCCGCTCCTTCACCTTTCCGGGCGGCACGCTGGCGAACACCCATTTCGTCGCGATCCCGTTCAACGCCGCCGCCAAGGCCGGCGCGCTGGTGCTCGCCGATTTCCTGATCTCGCCGGAGGCGCAAGCGCGCAAGCAGGACCCGAAGGTGTGGGGCGACCCGACGGTGCTTGGCATCGACAAATTGCCCGAGGCGGACAAGGCCGCCTTCGCCGCGCTCGACCTCGGCGTGGCGACGCTGAAGCCGGAAGAGCTCGGCCCCGCACTCGACGAGCCGCATCCGAGCTGGATGGAGCGGATCGAAATGGAGTGGAAGCGGCGCTATGGGGCGGCGAATTGA
- a CDS encoding ABC transporter permease gives MLTRLGPPLAILLLAGPILAGLAGTLLPAFGYLPALGGERLTLEPFRQLAAEPGIVRSAMLSLGTGLAATLASVSVVALFLAGWSGTRTFARVQHLISPLLSVPHAAAAFGLAFLIAPSGMIARLISPTLTGWEQPPDLQIVNNPLGLSLAAGLVVKEIPFLLLVSLAALQQANPAPRAALVASLGYGRVAGFLFGTWPAIYRQVRLAVFAVLAFSTSVVDVAAILGPTSPATLAVRLVGWMGDPELSTRFLASAGAALQLAVTALALALWIGVERAAAMARDMVCEMGIRFRRDRAARTAGLGAMSFAAAVVFAGLGTLALWSVAGLWQFPEALPRDFTWRTWTTVLPRIGGPLGVTLAVAAAATTIAVAVAIFCLARESETGRSGGRGALALIYLPLLVPQASFLFGLQLLFLLAGFNASLPALVFAHLVFVLPYVFLSLSDPWRAYDRRYDAIAAGLGKSRLRTLLSIRLPILTRPILVAAAVGFAVSMGQYLPTLLIAGGRLPTITTEAVALASGGNRRVIGVYAFLQMLLPVIGFAIATLVPALLWRRFRALRV, from the coding sequence ATGCTGACCCGCCTCGGCCCGCCTCTCGCCATCCTGCTTCTCGCCGGGCCGATCCTGGCGGGGCTGGCGGGAACGCTGCTGCCGGCCTTCGGCTATCTGCCGGCGCTGGGCGGCGAGAGGCTGACGCTGGAGCCGTTCCGCCAGCTTGCCGCCGAGCCGGGCATCGTGCGGTCGGCGATGCTCAGCCTCGGCACCGGGCTGGCGGCGACGCTGGCGTCCGTGTCCGTCGTTGCGCTGTTCCTCGCCGGCTGGTCGGGCACGCGCACCTTCGCCCGGGTGCAACACCTGATCTCGCCGCTGCTCTCGGTTCCGCACGCGGCGGCGGCGTTTGGCCTCGCCTTCCTCATCGCGCCGTCGGGAATGATCGCCCGGCTGATCTCGCCGACCCTGACGGGATGGGAGCAGCCGCCTGATCTTCAGATCGTCAACAATCCGCTCGGCCTGTCGCTGGCGGCCGGTCTCGTCGTCAAGGAGATTCCGTTCCTGCTGCTCGTCTCGCTCGCCGCGCTGCAGCAGGCGAACCCGGCGCCGCGCGCGGCCCTGGTCGCCTCGCTCGGCTATGGGCGGGTGGCCGGCTTCCTGTTCGGCACATGGCCTGCCATCTATCGCCAGGTCAGGCTCGCGGTCTTCGCCGTGCTCGCCTTTTCGACGTCGGTGGTCGACGTGGCGGCGATCCTCGGTCCCACCAGCCCGGCGACGCTCGCGGTGCGGCTCGTCGGCTGGATGGGCGACCCGGAGCTGTCGACGCGCTTCCTCGCCTCGGCCGGCGCGGCGCTGCAGCTCGCCGTGACGGCGCTGGCGCTGGCGCTGTGGATCGGCGTCGAGCGCGCGGCGGCGATGGCGCGCGACATGGTCTGCGAGATGGGGATACGGTTCCGGCGCGACCGCGCTGCGCGGACGGCCGGGCTTGGCGCGATGTCGTTCGCTGCGGCCGTGGTCTTCGCCGGGCTGGGCACGCTGGCATTGTGGTCGGTCGCCGGGCTGTGGCAGTTTCCCGAAGCGCTGCCGCGCGACTTCACCTGGCGCACCTGGACGACCGTGCTGCCGCGCATCGGCGGACCGCTCGGCGTGACGCTCGCCGTGGCCGCCGCCGCGACGACGATCGCGGTGGCGGTCGCGATTTTCTGCCTGGCGAGGGAAAGCGAGACCGGGCGCAGCGGCGGCCGCGGCGCGCTGGCGCTGATCTACCTGCCCCTGCTCGTGCCGCAGGCGTCCTTCCTGTTCGGCCTGCAATTGCTGTTCCTGCTCGCGGGCTTCAACGCCTCCCTGCCGGCGCTCGTGTTCGCCCACCTGGTCTTCGTCCTGCCCTACGTCTTCCTATCGCTCTCCGATCCATGGCGCGCCTATGACCGGCGCTACGACGCCATCGCCGCCGGGCTCGGCAAAAGCCGGCTGCGCACGCTCCTCTCCATCCGCCTGCCGATCCTGACGCGGCCGATCCTGGTGGCGGCCGCCGTCGGCTTCGCCGTGTCGATGGGCCAATACCTGCCGACGCTTCTCATTGCCGGGGGGCGGCTGCCGACGATCACCACGGAGGCGGTGGCGCTCGCGTCGGGCGGCAACCGGCGCGTCATCGGCGTCTATGCCTTCCTCCAGATGCTGTTGCCCGTCATCGGCTTCGCGATTGCCACGCTGGTTCCGGCGCTGCTATGGCGGCGCTTCCGCGCGCTGCGCGTCTGA
- a CDS encoding ATP-binding cassette domain-containing protein translates to MSEKGLILDRVTIALGGRQLLSITHAIAPGEVLTVMGPSGSGKSTLLAYVGGFLDPAFDGSGAVRVDGVDITGLPAEARHAGLLFQDALLFPHMSVRGNVAFALPPGIGGRAARRALAEEALAGVGLEGFGERDPDTLSGGQKARVALARTLVSAPRMLLLDEPFSRLDAELRQQMRELVFGKAKASGLPVILVTHDEADAAAAGGAVIRIGA, encoded by the coding sequence ATGTCCGAAAAAGGCCTGATCCTGGATCGCGTGACGATCGCGCTGGGCGGTCGACAGCTCCTGTCGATCACGCACGCCATCGCGCCCGGCGAGGTGCTGACGGTGATGGGTCCGTCGGGTTCCGGCAAATCGACCCTTCTCGCCTATGTCGGCGGGTTTCTTGACCCCGCCTTCGACGGGTCCGGCGCGGTCCGGGTCGACGGCGTGGACATTACCGGCCTGCCCGCAGAGGCGCGCCATGCCGGATTGCTGTTCCAGGACGCGCTCCTGTTTCCGCACATGAGCGTGCGCGGCAATGTCGCCTTCGCGCTGCCGCCGGGAATCGGCGGGCGGGCGGCGCGCCGGGCACTGGCCGAGGAGGCGCTGGCCGGCGTCGGGCTGGAAGGTTTTGGCGAGCGCGATCCCGACACGCTGTCGGGCGGCCAGAAGGCGCGCGTGGCGCTGGCCCGCACGCTGGTGTCGGCGCCGCGCATGCTTTTGCTCGACGAACCGTTCTCGCGGCTCGACGCGGAGTTGCGCCAGCAGATGCGCGAACTGGTGTTCGGCAAGGCGAAAGCGTCCGGCCTGCCGGTCATCCTCGTCACCCATGACGAGGCGGACGCGGCCGCCGCCGGCGGCGCCGTTATCCGCATCGGAGCGTGA
- the hrpB gene encoding ATP-dependent helicase HrpB, with amino-acid sequence MSVRALPVLPVTEALPALLSALREHSSAVLVAPPGAGKTTLVPLAMLDEAWRGDGKILLLEPRRIAARASARRMAELLGEQPGGTVGYAMRMESKVGPKTRILVVTEGVLARMILDDPELTGISAILFDEFHERSLDGDFGLALALDVQGALRPDLRLLVMSATIDGARVASLLGDAPVIESEGRSFPVDIRHEERGPDEPVEDAMARAIRGALAKEEGSILAFLPGQREIERTAERLESRVPANADLVPLYGNLDARTQDAAIRPAPAGRRKIVLATSIAETSLTIDGVRVVVDSGLSRLPKYEPATGLTRLETVRVSRASADQRAGRAGRTQPGVAIRLWRAEQTAALPAFTPPEILEADLSGLVLDAAAFGVADLSTLAFLDPPPKPALEEACVLLRDLGAIDGEGRLTETGKAMRGLALPVRLAHMVAEAAKAGEAAAAAELAVLLTERGLGGPSVDLERRLEGFRRDRSPRAENARGLARRLARAALDPSPLRGGWTDAEGDRTGGVRRAALDGERPHPPGSARHPPLKGEGSGAASPGSLLLLAWPDRVAKARGALGRFVLANGRGATVDETDPLAKAPFLVVADLQGKAQNARIVAAATVTEDEIRAALGDRIAQRLSTSYDADKRAVRVRETVMLGAIQLAERQLPPPTGPAADRAVIEAVKQNGLAILPWEKSAETLRRRLAWLHKGLGAPWPDMSDEALLSRLDDWLLPYLKGEASLARIAPSVLIEGLMALVPYDLQRKVADLAPTHITVPTGNNLPIRYEEEGPVLAVRVQELFGLDAHPSIAGGTVPLTLELLSPAHRPIQTTRDLPGFWRGSWTDVRSDMRGRYPRHVWPEDPRQALPTARAKPRGT; translated from the coding sequence GTGAGCGTGCGCGCGCTGCCTGTGCTTCCCGTCACCGAGGCTCTGCCCGCGCTGCTTTCGGCGCTGCGCGAGCATTCGTCGGCCGTGCTGGTCGCGCCGCCCGGCGCCGGCAAGACGACGCTGGTGCCGCTGGCGATGCTGGACGAGGCGTGGCGTGGCGACGGGAAGATCCTGCTTTTGGAGCCGCGCCGCATCGCCGCGCGCGCCTCGGCGCGGCGCATGGCGGAATTGCTGGGCGAGCAGCCGGGCGGGACGGTCGGCTACGCGATGCGCATGGAAAGCAAGGTCGGCCCCAAGACCCGCATCCTGGTCGTCACCGAGGGCGTGCTGGCGCGGATGATCCTCGACGATCCGGAGCTGACCGGCATTTCGGCGATCCTGTTCGACGAGTTCCACGAACGCTCGCTCGACGGCGATTTCGGCCTGGCGCTGGCGCTGGACGTGCAGGGCGCGCTGCGGCCGGATTTGAGGTTGCTGGTGATGTCCGCCACCATCGACGGCGCGCGGGTGGCATCCCTCCTCGGCGACGCGCCGGTGATCGAGAGCGAGGGGCGCAGCTTTCCGGTCGACATCCGCCACGAGGAGCGCGGGCCGGACGAACCGGTCGAGGATGCCATGGCGCGCGCGATCCGCGGCGCGCTGGCCAAGGAGGAGGGGTCCATTCTCGCCTTCCTGCCCGGACAGCGCGAAATCGAGCGCACCGCGGAACGGCTCGAAAGTCGCGTGCCGGCGAACGCCGATCTGGTGCCGCTCTACGGCAATCTCGACGCACGCACGCAGGATGCCGCGATCCGGCCGGCGCCGGCCGGCCGCCGCAAGATCGTCCTGGCGACCTCCATCGCCGAGACCTCGCTCACCATCGACGGCGTTCGCGTCGTGGTCGACAGCGGCCTGTCGCGGCTGCCGAAATACGAGCCGGCAACGGGGCTAACGCGGCTGGAGACGGTGCGCGTCTCGCGCGCCTCGGCCGACCAGCGGGCGGGACGTGCGGGGCGCACCCAGCCGGGCGTTGCAATACGCCTCTGGCGCGCCGAGCAGACCGCCGCGCTGCCGGCCTTCACGCCGCCCGAAATCCTGGAGGCGGACCTGTCGGGCCTCGTTTTGGACGCAGCCGCCTTCGGCGTCGCCGACCTCTCGACGCTCGCCTTCCTCGATCCGCCGCCGAAGCCGGCGCTGGAGGAGGCCTGCGTCCTGCTGCGCGACCTCGGCGCGATCGATGGCGAGGGCCGGCTGACGGAGACCGGCAAGGCGATGCGCGGCCTGGCCCTTCCGGTGCGCCTCGCCCACATGGTGGCAGAGGCGGCGAAAGCGGGCGAAGCGGCAGCCGCGGCGGAGCTTGCGGTGTTGCTGACGGAGCGCGGGCTGGGCGGGCCGAGCGTGGATTTGGAGCGGCGGCTGGAGGGATTCCGGCGCGATCGCTCGCCGCGGGCGGAGAATGCAAGAGGGCTGGCGCGGAGATTGGCGAGGGCTGCGCTGGATCCCTCCCCCTTGAGGGGAGGGTGGACGGACGCCGAAGGCGACCGGACGGGTGGGGTCCGTCGCGCCGCGCTCGACGGCGAACGACCCCACCCGCCGGGCTCCGCCCGGCACCCTCCCCTCAAGGGGGAGGGATCGGGCGCCGCCTCCCCCGGCTCCCTCCTCCTCCTCGCCTGGCCAGACCGTGTCGCCAAGGCGCGGGGGGCGTTGGGGCGGTTCGTGCTGGCCAACGGGCGGGGCGCCACGGTCGACGAGACCGATCCCCTGGCGAAGGCGCCCTTCCTCGTCGTCGCCGACCTGCAGGGCAAGGCGCAGAACGCGCGGATCGTCGCTGCCGCCACCGTCACCGAGGACGAAATACGGGCCGCCTTGGGCGACCGCATCGCGCAGCGGCTGAGCACCTCCTACGATGCCGACAAGCGTGCCGTGCGCGTGCGCGAGACGGTCATGCTGGGCGCGATCCAGCTCGCCGAGCGCCAGCTGCCGCCGCCGACCGGTCCCGCCGCCGACCGCGCCGTGATCGAGGCCGTGAAGCAGAACGGGCTTGCGATCCTGCCGTGGGAGAAGTCCGCCGAAACACTGCGCCGCCGTCTTGCGTGGCTGCACAAGGGCCTCGGCGCGCCGTGGCCGGACATGTCCGACGAGGCGCTGCTCTCGCGGCTGGACGACTGGCTTTTGCCCTATCTCAAGGGCGAAGCGTCGCTGGCGCGTATCGCGCCCTCGGTGTTGATCGAAGGGCTGATGGCGCTCGTGCCCTACGACCTGCAGCGCAAGGTGGCCGATCTCGCGCCGACCCATATCACCGTGCCGACCGGCAACAATCTGCCGATCCGCTATGAGGAGGAGGGTCCGGTGCTGGCTGTGCGGGTGCAGGAACTGTTCGGGCTGGACGCGCATCCCTCGATCGCCGGCGGCACCGTGCCGCTGACGCTCGAACTGCTGTCGCCGGCGCACCGGCCGATCCAGACCACGCGCGACCTGCCCGGCTTCTGGCGCGGTTCGTGGACCGACGTGCGCTCCGACATGCGCGGGCGCTATCCGCGCCATGTCTGGCCCGAGGACCCGCGCCAGGCCCTACCGACGGCGCGGGCCAAGCCGCGGGGGACGTGA
- a CDS encoding ActS/PrrB/RegB family redox-sensitive histidine kinase — MLLDLRAPDPQLSRRLRLNTLIRLRWLAVGGQSAAVVMVAYFLGFPLPVGFCFALIACSAWLNLLLAFRYPPTHRLEPNAAMGILLFDTLQLAGLLYMTGGMTNPFAVLIAVPVVVSATSLPLQLTTGLGVIAILASTVLAFFHLPLPWYPGTEFPIPFIYVAGLWIAVVSTIVFTAVYAWRVAEEARQLANALTATELVLQREQHLSALDGLAAAAAHELGTPLATIALVSREMERALGTDPKFAEDVTLLRTQTERCRDILKRLTSLSSTSEEHMARLPLSSLIEEVIAPHRDFGIRIQLEGEEQLGAEPVGRRNPGVIYGLGNLVENAVDFARETVTIRWSWNQANVRVAVIDDGPGFQAEVLDRIGEPYMTTRPGGNAASGQSGGGLGLGLFIAKTLLERSGATVSFRNAGESGKGALVEVIWPREIFLRAAPEEAGQIVS, encoded by the coding sequence ATGCTGCTCGACCTTCGCGCCCCCGATCCGCAACTTTCCCGCCGGCTGCGCCTCAACACGCTGATCAGGCTGCGCTGGCTCGCCGTCGGCGGCCAGAGCGCGGCGGTGGTGATGGTCGCCTACTTTCTAGGCTTCCCGCTGCCGGTCGGGTTCTGTTTCGCGCTGATCGCCTGCTCGGCCTGGCTGAACCTGCTGCTCGCCTTCCGCTATCCCCCGACCCACCGGCTCGAGCCCAACGCCGCGATGGGCATCCTGCTGTTCGACACGCTGCAGCTTGCCGGCCTGCTCTACATGACCGGCGGCATGACCAACCCCTTCGCCGTGCTGATCGCCGTCCCGGTGGTCGTCTCGGCGACCTCGCTGCCCCTTCAACTGACCACGGGCCTCGGCGTCATCGCCATCCTGGCCTCGACGGTGCTCGCCTTCTTCCACCTGCCGCTGCCCTGGTATCCCGGCACCGAGTTCCCGATCCCCTTCATCTATGTCGCAGGGCTGTGGATCGCGGTCGTGTCGACCATCGTCTTCACCGCGGTCTATGCCTGGCGCGTGGCGGAGGAGGCGCGACAGCTCGCCAACGCGCTGACCGCCACCGAGCTGGTGCTGCAGCGCGAGCAGCATCTCTCGGCGCTGGACGGGCTGGCCGCCGCCGCCGCACACGAACTCGGCACGCCGCTCGCCACCATCGCGCTGGTGTCGCGCGAAATGGAACGCGCGCTGGGCACCGACCCGAAATTCGCCGAGGACGTGACGCTGCTCAGGACGCAGACCGAGCGCTGCCGCGACATCCTCAAGCGGCTGACCAGCCTGTCATCCACGTCGGAAGAGCATATGGCGCGGCTGCCGCTGTCCTCGCTGATCGAGGAGGTGATCGCACCGCACCGCGATTTCGGCATCCGCATCCAGCTCGAAGGCGAGGAACAGCTGGGCGCCGAGCCGGTCGGGCGGCGCAATCCCGGCGTGATCTACGGCCTCGGCAACCTGGTCGAGAACGCGGTCGACTTCGCCCGCGAGACGGTGACCATCCGCTGGAGCTGGAACCAGGCGAATGTCCGCGTCGCCGTGATCGACGACGGGCCGGGGTTCCAGGCGGAAGTGCTGGACCGGATCGGCGAGCCCTATATGACGACGCGGCCCGGCGGCAACGCGGCAAGCGGCCAGTCCGGCGGGGGGCTCGGCCTCGGCCTGTTCATCGCCAAGACGCTGCTCGAGCGCTCGGGCGCGACCGTCTCGTTCCGCAACGCGGGCGAGAGCGGCAAGGGCGCGCTGGTGGAGGTAATCTGGCCGCGCGAGATATTCCTGCGCGCCGCGCCGGAAGAAGCTGGGCAGATCGTGTCCTGA